GGTCGCCCGCGCCCTTGACATCGGCAGGTTCTGCCGGCACCAACGCGGTCCGAATCGCCCCTAGAACAGATGTTCCGGCCCCGCGACGCGCCAAGTCTCCCAGTTGCTCGAATCCCGGCGCCGTGAAGTACACCACACCGCGCGCGCCCAGCGTCACCACCAATGCTGACACTTGCTGTGCCAGTGCTGTCGCCGCCAGCGCCATCGGGTCGGGCGCCATCATCGCCAACTCGTCCTCGTTCATCTGCACCACGTCGGCGCACGCCAGCCACGACGCCGCGTTAGGCAGCGGCTGCAACGTGCGCAACCCGTCGGGCTGCACCGCCAGCGTGAGCGAGTGCATGTCCAGGTACACCGGCCCGCTGAAGTGCTGCCGGATCAGCTGCAACGTCTCCAGCTCCAGCTCGAACCCGCTGATCAGGTTCACGTACAGCGCGTCCAGGTCGCGCAGCAACGGCTTGAGCCCCAGCCACGGCCACGGCGGCACGCCACCGGTGAGCACCTCGCTGCGCCGCTCGTCGGAGTGGTAGCGCAGCTCGACCCGGTTGTTGGGATACGGAACCGCGATCGGCGCGGCATCACGCGCCACGCGACGCAGCGTGCGCAGGTACTCCGACGCGCGCGCATGCAGGTCCTCGCCCACGCGCGCCAGCGGCACTATCTCCCAATCGTTAGTCAACGCCGCGTCCAGCGCCGACAGGGCGTACGTCACGCCCCCCCACTCCTCCACCGGCGCCGATCGCGGATCCCGCCCGTGGATCACGTCCCACACAAAGGACCCGATCACCCCGAGCCGCTTCCGGCGCGGGAAATGCCCCTCCGCCGCGCGCGTCACCGCGAGCCCGTCACGCCAGGTGCCTCACGCCGAGGCACTCACACCGAGCCCAGCGCCTGCTGCTTGAACGACGCGACCGCGCCCACCACACCGGCATTCCCCGGGAGCGACCCGGGGACGATGCGGCACGCGTCCACCGCCGCCGCAAAGGCCCGCTTGCGCACCTCGCGCTTCAGCGGCTCGAACAGCGTCGCACCGGCCTGCGTCACTCCGCCGGCAATCACCACCACGTCGGGGTTGAAGACGTTGAGCAGGTTGGCGAGCCCCGCCCCGAGGAATCGCGCCGTCTCGCGCACCACCTCCAGCGCCGTCTCGTCTCCCTTCCTGGCCGCGTCGTACACGATCGCCGCCGTCAGCCGTTCCATCTCCCC
The DNA window shown above is from Gemmatimonadaceae bacterium and carries:
- a CDS encoding carbohydrate kinase family protein, whose product is MIGSFVWDVIHGRDPRSAPVEEWGGVTYALSALDAALTNDWEIVPLARVGEDLHARASEYLRTLRRVARDAAPIAVPYPNNRVELRYHSDERRSEVLTGGVPPWPWLGLKPLLRDLDALYVNLISGFELELETLQLIRQHFSGPVYLDMHSLTLAVQPDGLRTLQPLPNAASWLACADVVQMNEDELAMMAPDPMALAATALAQQVSALVVTLGARGVVYFTAPGFEQLGDLARRGAGTSVLGAIRTALVPAEPADVKGAGDPTGCGDVFGATLFSRLLCGDTFTCALRAAIKAAARNVAYRGARGLAHHLRGELIPS